TTACCCCACCgagttttggggaggtttgtgacaCAGCAGTCAATAACTGATATAGCAGTTTGGGGGGGGTCCAGTTCCCACATGCCTCCCACCAGCCCTACCCAAGGAACCTGGAGGAAGGATACATGGAGAAGGCCACGGTGAGCAGGCACCAGAACACGGCGATGTTGGTCTCCTTGGCCGGGCACAGCACATAGTAGTAGGCCTCTGTGAAGAAGTACACGCCGCCGGAGTACACGGCGAAGTCCACGAACCACTGGTACTCCAGGAAGAAGCGCAGGACTGCGGGGACACGCCGCTCAGCCGCGGCCGCCCGCCCAGGACGCTCCCATCCCACCCGGCGTGGGCCAAGAGGGGAGTTGGGGACCCAGTGGGCTTGTTACCGAGGGCATCGACGGCCGTGAGGGGGCAGGTCTCCAGCTGGAAAGGGGCGTCTCGGGGCACAGACAACGGCTTCTCCTCACCGTAGCCATTGGCCCACCTGGTGGGGAAGGTGTCAGAGCAGTATCCTCCGTTCCTCCCCTTCCCAGTCACCCACAGCAGCCCATCCCACCCCAGCACCCTCAGAGCACAGAAGGAGCTGGCCCGGGAGGTACCTTCTCCCCCAGCCTGGGTCTCCTCTGCACACCAGGGTGCCGGCATCACCcgcccacagggctggcccagagcaCTTCCAATAAGCATCAGATGCTGGCTGGAGGCACTCAATGAGTGCCGATGACCATCTCCTCCTGGGGCACCCCGACTCTCCCCTGTGCCCAGAGCTGGCAGGGCAGGCCTTGTGCTGCCGCCCCCCACCCTGCCCAGGGCGGAGCCGTTCACCAAAGGCTGGGGCTCACTCACcgctccttcctgcctctgggcctctgtttccccacCAGGGCCCGAAGCTCTTCCTCTGATGGGTGCTTGTATCGAAAGAGACTGAGGGCAAAGATGGGCAGTCAGGAAAGCTCGGGCACAGGGGGATCAAGGCAGTGGACCCCCAAACCCGGGACTAGAGTCAGAGGTAGGGCTGGCCCTGAAACGCCATACGGACAGGACGGGCAGGGGCCACTGAAGGCCCGGAAGGTGGCCTGGGCTGGCTAGGCGAGTGCAGCGGGCATCCTGGACACCCCTGAATCTGCTGGCTAACTCTCCTGGTGGAGCAGGTGTGTGCGTTGTCCTGAGGAGAGAGTTCAGTTCCCACCAGATCTCAGGAAGCCTCCAAGACCCAAACAGGGACCAAAGCATTGCGGGAAAGCGCTGGTAGGGAGAGTAGGGTGGAAGGGGGTTGGGTTACAGGAAGGCAGAGAAGTAGGGGAAACAATTGCTCTTTCGAGGGAGGGGACGGTCTCACGGGTCTACAGCTGTCAAAACTGACCCAATTGTGCACTTCAAATATTTGCAGTTTATTATACaccaattacatctcaataaagttgtttaaaaaaacaattaaggGGCCGCCcaggcggcgcaagcggttaagtgcgcgcgctccgctgcggcggcaaGGGGTTTgctggctcggatcccgggcgagcaccaacgcactgctggtcaagccatgctgtggcggcggcccacataaagtggaggaaggtgggcatggatgttagcccagggccagtcttcctcagcaaaaagaggaggattggcatggatgttagctcagggctgattttcctcaccaaaaaaacacacaaaaaacaaaaaacaattaaaacgccgtgcgggggggggggggctgcgggggggggggggctgcggGCGGCGCAGAGGGGGCGGGGCTCGGCGGGGCTCCTCCCACCGCCCGGGGAGGGTGCGTGGCTCACCTGCCATTGCAGAGCAGCCAGCGCGCGAAGGAGCAGTGCGGCGCCAGCCTATGCATGAGGGTAGCAGTGAGCAAGGTCACCACCAGCTGCACTCCGAGGACCGCCTGGAGGGAGGGGACATGAAGGGCAGTGCCTGCCAGGCGGTCACAAGCTCACTCCTTCGGAACCCCGGCTATTTATAGAGACACTGGagccaggtgggggagggagggcccTCCCAGGCTCCAGCTGCATCTTGGCGAAGGGGCCTGGGGTGAGCTCAGACCCAGCCCTGAGCCCCTGCTGAGCGCGGATCCCCACCACCACCTCGACCTCGCTGGGGTGTGGGGTGGCGGAGAGCACGCGCTGGAGCAGAGACTGGTGTTCGGTTCGGGCTTTTACTATGGATTTCGGGTTTTAATCttcctgagcctcggtttcctcatctggaaatggGGTGCTTCCTATTCTGTTTCCTGTACTCTCATGACCACCTTGCCGACGGACCAGGAGCCTGGCACACCCAGTGAAAGCAGCTcttctcccacagtcccacccaCGCACCAACTGTGTCTCCAGTGAGCTTCTAGCTTCAACCTTCACCCTGGTGGCCGGGTCCCCCAAAGACTTTCCTGTCTTTAATTATCCCTGAAGGCTCCAtcaccctctcttcctctccctccctttgtAATCAACCTCCATGGAAAGCGTCTATTTCTGGCCACTACCTGTTTCAGCATAAAGACTTACACATTTGAGTgggatgacttttttttaattaggaatTTTCTCACCAAGTTCTATgtaagaaccttttttttttttttttgtgaggacgattagccccgagttaacctccatgcccatcttcctctactttatatgtgacggcgccacagcatggcttgataagctgtgcacaagtccgagcctgggatccgaacccgtgaacctcgggccaaccaagcggagcacacgaaccctaccactatgccaccgggccagccccctgtaacAACCTTTTCAACAATTCATAACACGTTTTCACATACCTACTTTAAAACGTTTTAGAAGAAATGTTTTTGGTAATCAGTCTGAAGCTGAAGCTGGGTTTGCCTGCTTGAATGCAGTAAATATCCAATTGCTATCAgtaattatgtaattatgtaAAATTATGTGCTCAGGAGAGCTGTCTACTAGTATTATGGTATTATAATTAAcaactaaaatgaaataaagattaatattaaaattaattattaaaattatcttttaatcaGGCAAAAATAAGCTAACTTTAATGGGAGAAACTCTGGTGTGATGAAAATCCGGCCTAGCACTGTAATGAGAAATCCACCCTTAAAATAACCCACTAATAGGATATTTTTTCTATGCCTGTCACTTGTAAACTGAGACTAGAATGTTTTTTCAATGATGAGGTTGTGACGCCATCTTTCTAGTCTCACTAGTCTCCTAGTCTCACTgctcacctcccccacccccaagtgcAGACTGGCTAGCGGGCACTAATGACCGGGGGCATGTGAACGGGCACGGTCGGTGGGCCCCCACAAGCCCAGAGGGCCGGGCCTCTTCGAGGCCTGCCGTTCCTCCTAGGACCCCTCTTCAGCTCCTCGGGCGCCCCTCCAGCGCCTCCCACTAGCCCCTCCCACTAGCCCCTCTCCAAACTTCAGAGCCTCGGGCGCCTCTGCCTGTTTTTCCTCCCTTTGTGGCCTCTCCCCTGTGACCCCATCCTCTGCCAGGGTTTTAACCACCGACTCGGCCCAGCACGACCCCAACACAGAGGCacctccagcccagacctctctGCCGAGCCGGCAGACCGTGgctcctccaggcccttcctgggTGGCCCCCGCAACCGCCCATCATCCCGTGGACACAGCGCAGCAGGCGGCCCAGGCCCTTCCACACATCTTACAGTCAACGCGCAACTCCGCTCCGCAGCCCTCAAGGCCCGGAGGACTCAGCTCAAGACCATCCCGCCTCACTGGCCGGCTCTGCCCCGAGCCCTCCCTGCGTCCAACCACTCGGTTCTTAGAGGccctcccaccccccccccgccccggctcTCCATCGCTGACCCGTCATCCTCCCACACCTTCCAGGGAGGGGACCCGTAGTTCAAACTGCGGTCCCAGCACCTAGGACAGGAAGGACAGAagaaatgagagagggagagagagagggagggagcgaagggggaaaagaaggaaggatagaagaaggaggagggaagggaaggagggaagaaaggcacCCATCTCTCCACCTAAGGCTCCAGAGGTCCGTCCAGGCATGTTTCTCATGTCCTGCCCCCCAGCAACCTCGGTCTTGGGGTCCACGCTCTGCAGATCTCCAAAGATATTCTGGAGCCTCCCATCAGGCCACGTCCCTCCCCCTGCTCAAAGCCTTTCCCTGGATCTCGGACCCGAGAATCTGAGAATCATGCTAACTCACATCAGTGCGACTTTCCTCCATCCTGTTCCCGAGAGCCCTTCCCTCCTCACCCACAGCGTCCTGCGCCCCTGCCGGTAACGACCCTCACTTTCAACCACCCCTCCATCAACCCTCTTCCTTCAGGCCCACCGCCAACGCCCCTCCTCGGGGACCCCTCGCCCAGGCAGGGTCAGGCCGCCATCCGGGCCCCTCCAGCCtgtccctccctctgcccagtctgaaccCCTTCGGGTCTGGGGGTCCCCAACCTCGCCCCGCACCAGCCTGCCCCCTAGGGGCTGGGCTAAGTTGGAAGACCTGACTCAACGGGTTGCACCCGGAGCCGCGTGAGGGTTCCAACAAGCCGTCTGCAATTCCGGGACCCTCGCCCTCTCTGAGCCACTTCGATCCCTGGGCCTGGTGCCTCCTCTCAGTGCTCCCTGGCCCGTCCACGCACCCCGATACCGCAGGGACCCCCGATGGACCACGCTTCCTCAGGACTCTCGTCCCCAGATCTCCCTCGTGGGGCCCGAAAGTGCTCGAGCCCCAGTCCCGTGCGCGGGGCCACCACCCCTGGGCAGGACTCCAGGCCCTAGAGGGTCCCCAGAAACTTGCCAGAGCCCCAGAACGCTCAGAGGGTTCCAGTCCCCGCAGCACGACCCCCGCCCCATCATAGGTCCCGGAGCGAGACTCTGACGCGAGAGAGGGACACGCGGCCCTCAGCGTGACTCcgagtctctctgagcctccaatCCCTACAAAGGGACCCTCGTCCCGTCGGTATCTCCCTGGACGCCCTCGGCGGGACCTCTAGCCCCTCAGGGACCCCCCACCCTGCGGTCTCCGGCTCACCATGTCGCGGCCCGGAGCGCGGTGAGCGAACCACTGGCCCGGGGCTCGGGGAGCTCGTAGAACTCGACCAATCAGAGCCGACCCTGATCTGACAAACAGCCTGAGCGACCAATCATCAGGCTTGGATAAGTCACGAGGTACAAGGTCGCTCGCTTTGCATGCCGGAAGTTGTAGTTCGAAGACTCTCAACAAGCTCACATCACAGTTGAGTCAGGACTGTCTCTGGGACCCCTGCGTGGCCGCCCTCTCCAAGTCTCAGTCTCCTCGCCTgcacctgtcttttttttttaattttttatttatttatttttccccccaaagccccagtagatagttgtatgtcatagctgcacatccttctagttgctgcatatgggactcggcctcagcagggccagagaagcagtgcgtaggtgcgcgcccgggatccgaaccccgggccgccagcagctgagcgcgcacacttaactgctaagccaccgggcggcCTTACCTGCACCTGTCTTGCAGGTCTGCGGCGaatacattcattcatccacGCACTGTCTCTCGCTGGGTAGTTCTCAGCATGGAACTACCCTGATCAAGAACATTCAATGCGGCGCACGctccgggttcacaggttcggatcttgggctcacGAAGAACCATTTGTCAAGCCACTctttggtggtgtcccatataaagtagaggaagatgggcaggatgttagcccagggccagtcttcctcagcaaaaaaaaagaggaggatgggcaacggatgttagcttagggctaatcttagaaaggaaggaaggagggagggagggagggagggggagagagagagagagaaagaaagaaagaaagaaagcctcTAAAAGAACATTCAATGACTCCCACCGACTAGACTCCTAAGTGCACAGACTGCATTCAGACCCCTCTCCTGACTTCAGTCTCATGCCAGCACTATTATGCACACTATTATACATCTTGCCACCGGCCATGCTATCTCATACCTCTAGGCCTCTGTAAATGCTGCCTTCCATCTTGGAATGCCTCTTTTCTCAATCTTTTTCACCTGGCAAAAGCATTATTTATCTCTATCAGCCAAAACTctggagccaaaaaaaaaaaatccaactcatATAagcttcagcaaaaaagagaaaagctctAGAAGTAGTGTCAGCTTCAGTCATGGCTGGATCAAGGACCAAATGTCAGCCTCAGGAATCCGATGTTCTGATGTTTTCTGTTTCAGGGCTTGGAGGAAAGGGCTTCTAGCAATAGGTGCCTACGTTTTGCCACCTGTGTTTCTAAGGATAAATGTGTCTGCCTGGGTGTGGACATGGACGTGGGTGTGACGATGTCTGAGGGTCTTTATGGGGTGGGTACCTGTGAGTGGGGCCCATGTAATTGATTGCCTCGTCTCTGTGGGTGTTTCTGTCTTTGTTTATGAGCGTATGTGGATGTCTGTTTGCAGGGGATTCACTGTGACTTTGGTCCTTTGGATTCAGAATATCCCCTTCAGAGAGGGTGAGTGACAGTGGGGGTGAGGATCACTGGGATTTCCCAGGACCCACATGGGGCCCATGAGATGCCCCTCAGGGATGGGATCCAGGGAAGCTGGGACTTAGGGAGGGTGTCAGAGAAGGGAGGCCAAGAAAGAAAGGGGGGGCATTTGCTGCAGGCCCACTGCACGCCAGGCTAAGGGAGGTGGGACTGACTCATATGCTCCCTCCAGCAGGCCAGGGTGGCCAGACTCCATTGAATTGATGAAGATACTGAGGTTCCAAGAGGCCCAAATCTCTACTTCATACTCTGGGTATGGGACTTATGAGTCCAGGTGTCACAGCACCCCAACAAGGGGAACCATGGGCAACTCACCAAATCCCGGCCCCAGGAGCTCCACATCATCCCTCTGCAGCCTCCACTGCAGAAAAGGCAGCTCCATCCTCCAGGTGCTTATCCACAAACTCTGGAGTTGGCCTTGACTCCTCTCTTGCCCCACACTTGATCTGTCACCTTGCCAGCGGAACCGCACTCCCACCTGGCTTCACAGCCTCCACCCAGTCCAGCTTCCATCATCTCTCGCCTGCAGTCCCCTCCTCCCTGGCCTCCTGTGGCTTCCATCCCCCATCCCCTACCCCGTCCGCCACAGTCTGTTTTCCCTTGAGCACCTTGATGGTGCCTGTTAACACTTGAGCCATGTCCTTCCTCTGCTCACAACCATCCATGGCTCCCACTTCATGCAGAGCAAATGCCAAAGTCTTCTCTTGGTCCGTGTACTTCGTCCTTCATTATTTGCTGAACATCTCTGTCTACATTGGACGTTCCTCACTCTGTTCTACATTGGATGTGCCATGTTACCCATTGTACACTGGACATTCCTCATTTTCTATGCTCTACTGGGCAGATCCACAATCTGTGTCCTACACTGGGTATTCCATGTTCCCCGATCCTCAGTGGATCCTCAGTGGATGCTCTCTACGTCTTTCTACACTAACACCCCACATTCTCTGACTACACTGAGGTCCACACTCTCATGCCACACTGATGGTTCCACGATCTCTATTTATGGTGCTCTCGAAAACGCAGATCTCAGATCTCCAACTTCCATCACCATGTCTGTGCCCAGGCCATGCTTCTCACAGTGCTTCTAACCAATGACCGAGCTCCTGGGAGACTCAGGGCCCTTCTGACGGTGACATGGGGCCTGGCTGACGTCACCATGTTGTCCTTAGAAAGACTGGTGGTAAGACACTCCCACACAACCCTCCCTGCTTCTTCCCCAAACAGCCAGCAGGAGCAGAGCTGGGGTCTGGACCCAGAGGTGTTTCTAGGAGCCGGGAGCCTGCCCACTGTCCCCTTATGGCCCAGGGACACCCCAAGCTGTACAtgaataatcacacacacacacacacacacacatctgaccTGTGACACTGCCCTTTCTGCATCCCCAGGCTCAGAGCCAGAAAACATGGGGTGGAGCCCCTAGAAGCCAAgatgggttttatttatttattactatttctattttatttttacgtTTTGAGTGGGAAGCACAGAATCCAAAGCACACCATTGGGCGCCACCTGATGGCAGATGGTGAAAGTTCAGCCTCCCAGGAATGGGGACACAGAGCCACACCCACCGGCCCTGGGGGACTCCAGCCTTTGAAAACAGCCCACATTTTTATGAGCCCCACACTTAGCTTAGCCTGTGGGCACTGACTTCAGGGACTGGTGCATCTTCCTGTTCCCCATGAGGGTGAGATCGAGAGGCTGAGAAGGGGCCCTCTCTGGCCGTGCCTGTTTCCCCCAGGGGTCCTGTGTCTGGTTGTGTGGGGAGCTGTGACTGCAACACTGTGGGGACCACCAGGTAGGTAGTTCATCCACCCCATGTGAATGGCCAGGGTCCTTGTGACCTGAGCAAGATCCCCAGAAGGGTAACCAGGCGGAGAATTCGCACCCTCCCTGTGACCACGGTGCCCACAGCGATGGGGCTACTGGGGGTAGCAAGGGCTGTGTGCACGGCCAGATCCCCAGAGTCCACTGTCATAGGCTGCAGTGGGGACAGCGGCTCACCCCTCCTCTGAGGGTGAGTGGGGACAGAAGGGAGCAGGTGGGGAGGATTTAGGACCCGAGTCTGAGTTGGATGAGAGAACCCTCCAGCCTCACTCGGACACTCTACAGAGGCCTTGAGTTCACCCCACACCATGCATTCTCTGCAGACTTCCAAGTGCAAGAGGGGGCTCCCCCATCACCCCCATCCAGGTCAGAGGCTGCAAGATGCCCATGGCACCCTCTTCCCTTTACCCCCACATCAGAGCCATCCAGGGGTCCTGGTGGCTTTATCCCCAAACACACCATGGAGTATCCCTCTACTGCCCCTTGGCCTCCTGTCGCTCTTGCCGCTGgacctcaccccacccccctaCCACAAAAGCCCAGGGAGGGGGGCTTTATAAACTTTGATCATGCCATGTTCCTCCCCTAGAAACTGGGGCCCCAAAGCCCCAACCTCACTGCGGATGAAGGTGTCGAGGACTGGGAAGATCGTGGAGGGCAAACCCCAGCTTGGGTCTGGCTTGTGGATGGCACTCTACACACGGCCACTTAAAAGAGTGCCCCTACCTCACAAAAAGGTCTGTCACTTTACATATTTgccctctccctctgtccctcaaAGGAGTccacccaggggccagccctgtggcatagcggttaagtgcatgtgctaggctgcagcagcctggggttcgcaggttctgatccctggcgtgcactgacacaccgcttatcaagccatgctgtggcagcgtcacatataaagtagaggaaatgggcacggatgttagctcagggccaatcttcctcacaaaaaaacaaacaaaggagTCCACCCAAAGTCTTGGCTGGAGAGGGAGGACTACAGGAGAAGGGGAGGTGCAGAATTCCAGGGAGCGTGACTGATTTTGAAGCCTGTTACGCACACGCTTCATCTCTGTATCCATCATCCAGGGCAGTGTGCGATAACGGTGGAATCAAGACATTGGATTTTAGTGAAAAAGCCCTTCTCTGGAGCGCTGGGGTGACAAGAGGGGACAAGGGTCTTGAAAGTGTTGGTCAAGCTGACTTGCCCACTCCTGGCTGAGCTGGACGAGTCAACTTTGGATCTTGGCAGAGCGACTGGGGGGTGAGGCAAATCCCACAAGGGCTGATGCCAACACTCCCTGTTTTCTACATTCCAGTCCAAATCTGTGATCTCCACTCAACAAACCCTTTGTCTGCTTAGGCTAGCAGTCAGAGCTAGTTTCTCAGCTTGGAGCAGTGCagagagcttcctggaggaggggacatgGAGCTGGGCCTTGGAGGGTAGGAAGCAGTCTAAAAAGGAGATGAGTTGGGGTTTGAGGGAGGTGGTCCAGGAGGAAGGACCAGCATGGCCCTGGCGTTGGAACTGCAAGTATTCTAGGGGgctcagggccagggccagggtgggAAACAGGGgcaaggtggggtgggggcagctgaGTCAGGGGCAGATCTGAGTGTTATAAGGATCCCACCGAGACCACCTGGGGGGTGGCTGGACTGAGCATGAGCTCCCTATGACTCCTGAACCCCCAAGTCGGCCCTCACACACAGGACAGGCCccgtggtgtgtgtgggggaggagtTTGTGCCCCCGGAAGTGGGTGGATAAACCCccagctcccttctccctccagtggaacggaattgctgggtcaagggATCAAGGGATATGCCCACTTAAAAGACGAACAGTGTAGTGGCTGCTTCTTGCTGGAAGCGATTGCGCCCAGCTTGGGGGCTTCCACCTGAGGCCACCACCGGACACTCCCAGGAGTTGGCGGGTAAATGGCCCAGCTCCTCGCTCCTGAGGTGCAACCACTCTAAGTGCGCACCCTGCGGGGTCCTCCAGGACCCCAGCGGGCTGAGCACCCACTGCCCACGGCGTCAGGTGCCCGTTGGCGCCCCCTGCAGGGCTCCTCCTCTCACGTCGCCACCCCCACCAGCTGTGCTCcctggcaccccacctgccctcgAGTTCCCCTCTCAGGGGCGGATTCTGGAGAGGCCGCTGGGGGAGACCCGGGCGGGGGGTGGCTCTGCGCAGCGACAGAGAGTTTCGTCCACGGACGCCGCGTGTTTTATTGGTGGATGCACGCacaggaagagggaaaggagCCCCTGGCCGTGGATCCGAACCCAGCCTTCCCCCTCCCGGCCCCCACCAGTGGGTCTTCTCTAAGGACGCGGGGAGCGAGGTTGGGACCCCAAATGCCCTCGCCCCACCCGGCGTTGGGGGGGGCAGGGCCGGTGCACCCCCAGGTCCACTACCGGGGCCAGCTGTCGGCAGTGGGCATCCGGCGCAGGGGGGGCCCAGGCCGTAAGGGCTCTGCCAGGGGCCGGGCCAGGAGCAAGGGGTAGGGGAAGGCCTTGGGAAAGTCGCCGGGACCCCCGGGGGCGGGCGAGAGGCGCTCGGACTTGATGCTGACTGGGGGGGGTCGGCGGGGAGGCGCCGCGGGTGGGGGGGCCCTCCTCGCCCAGGCTGCGGCCCCCACtgcagggggagagagaaagagaaagaagggggcCGTGAGCTCAgcgtgggagggagggaagccagGGAGGTGGCCCGGCCTGGGCAGAGGCTCGGCAGGAGGACCTTGGGAAAGGAGTGGGTGGCGGTCCCTCTTGGGGCCTCCAAAATAGCCGCCCATCCCCACCGGGAACAGTCGCGAGGGGCTGAGTGCAGAACCAAGAGTGGCCACCAGGGGTCAGCAGTGGCTAGGGGCTTTGGAAGACTTGAAGGGGCCCCAAGGTAGACTCGgactggggcgggggtgggggaacacggtggcggggggggggcaGTCAGGGCACTTACCTAGGCTGGGCGGGGGCGGCCGGGGGCCCATCACCCCTCGAGGGCTGCCAGGGGGCCAGGGTGGGGGGCTGCAGCAAGCTGGGTGGTGGAGGAGGGTCTCCCAGGGCATATTCTGGCGGGCAGGAGGAGTAAGCTGAGGCCCACCCCACCAGCCAGTTTTCAGTTCTGGTGGGTGGGGGAGTGTGGACCCCCCCAGCAGGCAGGTGTGTGGATGGATGCCTCCTGCTGCAGGGCCAGTGGGGAGTGCATACCTGGGGGACCtgcagggaggaaggggaagcTTCCCAGTGGAGGTCCTGGAGCTGCGGCCGAGCATGGACTCTGCAGGCTACCATAGAGGCCTCTCTGTAGGGCGACAGCGTGAAGGGGAATCTGAGGCCCGCACCCAGGCTACCCTGCCAGCCCCCATCAGCCCTGCCACACCTTCCCCTCACTCACCGAGGTGCTCAGTCCCCCTCGGGCCCCAGCCAGGCCACCAGGCAGGTCTGGCCTCCGCCCGTCCGCTGCCAGGTACAGAGGAGGTGGTGTCTTGCTGGCGAGGTGGCTCGGTGAGAATagagggtgtgccaggcctggggAGCAGGACACCCCCAGAGAGAGGGCCGGCGGCCATGTCATCTGAAGTCTGAGCACCAGAGGTGATGCACACTGCCAAGCAGTGCCGGAGCCAAGATCCCCCctgccaccccccgccccccgggacccctatccctcctcccccagggcctTTGCCTCATGCTCACCTGGGGGCCCCGCTTTGGGGGCTGCCGGTCGGAAGGGGGATGGGCGGCTCTGGGCAGACAGGGCCTCTCCAAGCCCACTGGGGTCGCAGCCTGGTGGGGGCAGGGCCCCATATACCATGTCCGGGCTGGGCATAGTGGGGACTGCTGGCTGAGGGCAGAGAGGATGGGATTGGTTGGAAGAATGTGGAAATGAGGGCATCAAGGTCAAGACAGATAATCGCCATGAGTTCAGAGGCCAGCCTCCACCTTCTGGAAGCCCTCACTACTCCTCCCTGTGGCCTAACCCCACATGGCTGGGGGAGCCTGTGTCTGGCTCTGTGGCTCCTTGGCACCACATCCAGAGCTGAGGCTTCTTACCCAGCATGGGGTTGGCACTAAGGAGGCTTCTTACCCAGCATGGGGTTGGCACTAAGGGGGCTTCCCAGGGTGtttgataaagaaataaagaatagagcCCGGGCTGGTggtgcaagcgattaagtgcgcctgttccactgcggcagcccggggttcaccggttcggatcctgggcgcgcaccaacacactgcttggcaagccatgctgtggcggcatcccatataaagtggaggaagatgggcatggatgttagcccagggccagtattcctcagcaaaaaaagaggaggattggcggatgttagcacaggactgatcttcctcacaaaaaataaataaataaagaagaaaggaattgTCTGCCTGTTGTActcttattcatccttcaaagccTTAGCTACAATGCctactcctccaggaagccttccctgcccaCCCAGGCAGAGACCTGCCCCAACTCTAGGCTTCCTGGCCAAAGGTCCTTCTCTCAGTCTCAGCCTTGACCACGGGGGCctaggaggtggggggagggccaCCCCCATTCATGGCAGGGCAGGAGTCACTTACATAGAGCCGGGGCCGGGGCAAGGCTGGGTCACCCCCGTCACCTGCCAGCCTCCGCAGCTTCTCTCCTGGCCCCTCAGGCCCCTCATCTGGCTCCAGCTCTGGTCCATCGAGGCCCACACCCCTCCGCTTCAGTGTCTGTAGGGAGGGGAGACAACAGAAtggaccctccctccctccctaccccAGCCAGGGAACCTGGTTTTATGGGAGAGGGAAGAGACCCAGCTCTGTGGCGGGGGCAGAATGCAGGCACAGCCTGCTCCAGCCAAAACCCATTGACCAAAAACCCCAATGAGTTACCATCTAGTAAGTTCCAAGTGTGTGCAAGGGATGGACTGTCCTGCCCTGGGACCTGAGGGCCAAAGACCCacccaggtcacacagtggggGCCTGAGATCCCCCAGGCCTACTCGCGCTGTCCTAATGCTCCTCCTGAATATGACTTGGGTACCTTCATTCTGCCCCAACAAGCAGCCTCAGAGCCAGGCGCGCACtcggtgcttaataaatgtcagcAGACTGAGTGCCTGGGGACAAGTTTATAGGCTTTCCTGAGCTTCTTTCCCCCTGGGACCAGTGACCTGCACACTTCTGGACCCCTGCctctcctctgccagcttctcccCACCCTCCTGAAATATTGGGGGTCCCCAGGCACAGTCC
The Diceros bicornis minor isolate mBicDic1 chromosome 20, mDicBic1.mat.cur, whole genome shotgun sequence genome window above contains:
- the MEF2B gene encoding LOW QUALITY PROTEIN: myocyte-specific enhancer factor 2B (The sequence of the model RefSeq protein was modified relative to this genomic sequence to represent the inferred CDS: deleted 1 base in 1 codon); translated protein: MGRKKIQISRILDQRNRQVTFTKRKFGLMKKAYELSVLCDCEIALIIFNSANRLFQYASTDMDRVLLKYTEYSEPHESRTNTDILETLKRRGVGLDGPELEPDEGPEGPGEKLRRLAGDGGDPALPRPRLYPAVPTMPSPDMVYGALPPPGCDPSGLGEALSAQSRPSPFRPAAPKAGPPGLAHPLFSPSHLASKTPPPLYLAADGRRPDLPGGLAGARGGLSTSRGLYGSLQSPCSAAAPGPPLGSFPFLPAGPPEYALGDPPPPPSLLQPPTLAPWQPSRGDGPPAAPAQPSGGRSLGEEGPPTRGASPPTPPVSIKSERLSPAPGGPGDFPKAFPYPLLLARPLAEPLRPGPPLRRMPTADSWPR